One Chitinophaga sp. H8 DNA window includes the following coding sequences:
- a CDS encoding SGNH/GDSL hydrolase family protein gives MKKLLLLLPLIFLLTAFTKKDTTWLALGDSITYLNDHPDETGNRVTKGYLTQVTDQLKYIRYINKGYNGWTAVGIAKEIEKLGLQKADVYSVFLGTNDWWAGMPLGTIQDYQNNTGNGTYYGAYRTIINKLRELNPQAKIILITPMQRADFVYLGDMNNNAWGSYKEKNGQSLEQFANAVKTIGSQEHFKVVDLYHTNSLSVKNLVKFKRLKDPATGAYKNYPYPDFINIPLNTASDEYPYPVDAIDVTYDGLHPSDKGNQIIAGMLVKVMKKL, from the coding sequence ATGAAAAAACTGTTGCTGCTATTGCCGCTTATTTTTCTGCTGACTGCTTTCACTAAAAAAGATACTACCTGGCTGGCCCTGGGCGATTCCATTACTTATCTCAATGATCATCCGGACGAAACAGGCAACCGGGTCACCAAAGGATATTTAACCCAGGTAACCGATCAATTAAAATATATCCGGTATATCAATAAAGGCTATAATGGCTGGACCGCCGTAGGCATTGCGAAAGAAATTGAAAAGCTGGGCCTGCAAAAGGCAGATGTATATTCTGTTTTTCTCGGTACCAACGACTGGTGGGCAGGAATGCCACTAGGTACCATCCAGGATTACCAGAATAATACCGGCAATGGTACTTATTACGGCGCTTACCGCACCATCATTAACAAACTCCGGGAATTAAATCCACAGGCTAAAATCATCCTGATCACTCCTATGCAACGGGCCGATTTTGTATACCTGGGAGATATGAACAACAACGCCTGGGGATCTTATAAAGAGAAAAACGGACAGTCACTCGAACAGTTTGCCAACGCCGTAAAAACAATAGGCAGCCAGGAACATTTTAAAGTAGTAGACCTCTATCACACCAATAGCCTGTCCGTAAAAAACCTGGTGAAATTTAAGCGGCTGAAAGATCCTGCTACCGGTGCTTACAAAAACTACCCCTATCCCGACTTTATCAACATCCCTTTAAATACCGCCTCGGACGAATATCCTTATCCGGTAGATGCCATTGATGTTACCTATGATGGATTGCATCCATCCGATAAGGGGAATCAGATCATTGCAGGTATGCTGGTAAAGGTGATGAAGAAATTATAA
- a CDS encoding TIM-barrel domain-containing protein: MKKAGFFYCILFFLSAATVRAQSVPLQWQEVAAGIWKATIGQPENVNLLKAAGAQPRQEALQQLGARNFPLPKEDCYAAIQEGKIYLRFPLQQEEQLYGLGLHFQTVNQRGRILNLHVDHYGETDNGRTHAPVPFYVSDKGYGVLINSARYITVYAGTGVRVDSKTPAMPQDRNTDPSWNPQPYSDAVEMLVPAPGTEIYVFAGNTPMEVVQRYNLFNGGGVLPPKWGLGFTERMPTLSTAADIRNEVAAFETHRFPLDFIGLEPGWQTKAYPCTFEWDKRRYPDPAAFTKEMLDKGIRLNLWLNPYLSPASSLYPAVKPLSGSHTVWNGLVPDFTLPAAEQIYKNLFTKTHLDIGVSGYKIDEVDGYDFWLWPDVATFPSGTAAEQMRQVYGLLLQRMTTAWFKEKNKRTYGLIRASNAGASSFPYVIYNDYYNHRDFITALCNSSFIGVLWTPEVRASKTAEEWLRRMQSVCFSPMAMLNAWADGTKPWSYPEVEKQVNEVAVLRMRLLPYLYSTFAQYYFEGKPPVRAMNLVDGFAFRNEAVKGALNATDNPYEMAVRKDVGNQFMLGDYLLVAPMFAGEVKRTVILPQGKWYDFYTGKYAGAGEVIEVAPGLDKIPVFVKDGGIIPMIPPVMRATGNGVLPLEVRHYGELPGSSQVYDDDGETFDYQQGKYTTYLLTAAKDRHGRWKGTVQVRNPLKLQQQYANIKWVFMQ; this comes from the coding sequence ATGAAAAAAGCAGGTTTCTTCTACTGCATATTGTTTTTTTTATCGGCTGCTACTGTTCGGGCACAATCGGTACCCTTGCAATGGCAGGAGGTGGCTGCGGGGATATGGAAGGCGACTATCGGCCAGCCGGAAAATGTGAATTTGCTGAAGGCTGCCGGGGCGCAACCCAGACAGGAAGCATTGCAACAATTGGGCGCACGTAATTTCCCGTTGCCGAAAGAAGATTGTTATGCCGCTATTCAGGAGGGGAAAATATACCTCCGCTTTCCATTACAGCAGGAAGAACAATTGTATGGTCTGGGGCTGCACTTCCAGACAGTGAATCAGCGTGGCCGGATATTAAACCTCCATGTAGATCATTACGGAGAAACAGATAATGGCCGTACACATGCTCCGGTACCCTTTTATGTTTCGGATAAGGGATATGGGGTATTGATCAACAGCGCACGCTATATTACCGTATATGCGGGTACCGGTGTACGGGTGGATAGCAAAACGCCTGCCATGCCTCAGGACCGGAATACGGACCCTTCCTGGAATCCTCAACCCTATTCCGACGCAGTAGAAATGTTAGTACCAGCACCGGGTACAGAAATATATGTATTTGCCGGAAATACCCCGATGGAAGTGGTACAGCGTTACAACCTGTTTAATGGCGGTGGGGTATTACCACCCAAATGGGGATTGGGATTTACAGAACGTATGCCTACCCTCTCGACCGCTGCGGATATACGGAATGAAGTGGCTGCTTTTGAAACACACCGGTTCCCGCTGGACTTCATAGGACTGGAACCCGGATGGCAAACAAAGGCGTATCCCTGCACTTTTGAATGGGATAAAAGACGTTATCCCGATCCTGCTGCCTTTACTAAAGAGATGCTGGACAAAGGTATCCGTTTGAACCTGTGGTTAAATCCCTACCTGTCACCTGCTTCTTCGCTGTATCCGGCGGTAAAACCACTGTCAGGATCCCATACCGTATGGAATGGGCTGGTACCCGATTTTACCCTTCCTGCCGCGGAGCAGATTTATAAAAACCTGTTCACCAAAACACATCTCGATATTGGTGTTTCGGGGTATAAAATTGATGAGGTAGATGGGTATGATTTCTGGCTGTGGCCGGATGTTGCAACCTTCCCTTCAGGCACTGCTGCCGAACAGATGCGGCAGGTATATGGCCTGTTGCTACAGCGTATGACGACCGCCTGGTTTAAGGAAAAGAATAAAAGGACATATGGATTGATCCGCGCGTCCAATGCAGGTGCCTCTTCTTTTCCTTATGTCATTTACAACGATTATTACAATCATCGTGATTTTATCACCGCACTATGCAACAGTAGTTTTATCGGGGTGCTGTGGACACCGGAAGTGCGCGCTTCCAAAACAGCAGAGGAATGGCTGCGCCGGATGCAATCGGTATGTTTTTCTCCTATGGCCATGCTGAATGCCTGGGCGGATGGTACTAAACCCTGGAGCTATCCGGAAGTGGAAAAACAGGTGAATGAAGTGGCGGTGCTAAGGATGCGTTTACTGCCTTACCTGTATTCCACTTTTGCACAGTATTATTTTGAAGGCAAACCTCCGGTGCGGGCAATGAACCTGGTAGATGGATTTGCTTTCCGGAATGAGGCGGTAAAAGGTGCGTTGAATGCTACGGACAATCCGTATGAAATGGCGGTAAGAAAAGATGTGGGAAACCAGTTTATGCTGGGTGATTACCTGCTGGTAGCACCAATGTTTGCGGGCGAAGTAAAGCGGACGGTGATTCTGCCCCAAGGGAAATGGTACGATTTTTATACAGGTAAGTATGCCGGTGCGGGAGAGGTGATAGAAGTGGCTCCCGGCCTGGATAAGATTCCCGTATTTGTAAAGGATGGTGGTATTATTCCCATGATCCCGCCGGTAATGCGGGCAACGGGGAATGGCGTGTTACCCCTGGAAGTGCGTCATTATGGTGAGTTGCCAGGAAGCAGCCAGGTGTATGATGATGATGGAGAAACATTTGACTATCAGCAGGGGAAGTATACCACTTACCTGCTGACTGCAGCTAAAGACCGGCATGGCCGCTGGAAAGGAACAGTACAGGTTCGCAATCCTCTGAAGCTGCAGCAGCAGTATGCAAATATCAAATGGGTGTTCATGCAATAG
- a CDS encoding saccharopine dehydrogenase family protein yields MQQNTFLLYGANGYTGELIARFASQYGLQPILAGRKKEAIETLAAKLRLPYRVFELTDTTALKSALQEVSLVVHAAGPYDHTAAPVIRACMDTHTHYLDLNGDVDVFEMLQGYDQQARANNIMVMPGAGFDVVPTDCMSLWLKNQLPDAHALKVAFATFGSTLSHGTAVTTLQKLGMPGATRKNGVIVPEPVGKSGMWVEFPAYQQKAFVMTIPWGDLSTAFYSTGIPNIETYTGMNPGTWRLLKVQSLFNWLLRTKLVHRIARNIIDRRSPGPDDAMREKAQCLVWAQVTNPQGKSLSATMRCPEAYDLTAHAILLISQKILNNQFKPGYQTPASAYGPDLVLEIPGVTRDAAPTAS; encoded by the coding sequence ATGCAACAAAACACTTTCCTGCTTTACGGTGCCAATGGTTATACCGGCGAACTGATTGCCCGCTTTGCCAGTCAATACGGGCTGCAACCTATTCTTGCCGGCAGAAAAAAAGAAGCTATTGAAACGTTGGCGGCTAAGCTCAGACTACCTTACCGGGTATTTGAGCTGACCGACACCACAGCGCTGAAAAGTGCCCTGCAGGAAGTGAGCCTGGTAGTGCATGCTGCCGGACCTTATGATCATACGGCTGCACCGGTAATCAGAGCCTGTATGGACACCCATACCCATTACCTGGACCTGAACGGAGATGTGGATGTATTTGAGATGTTGCAAGGATACGATCAACAGGCAAGAGCCAACAATATCATGGTGATGCCGGGGGCAGGCTTTGATGTAGTACCCACGGATTGTATGTCACTATGGCTAAAAAATCAGCTGCCGGATGCCCATGCGCTAAAGGTGGCCTTTGCTACTTTTGGCAGTACGCTCTCGCATGGCACTGCTGTTACTACCTTACAAAAACTGGGCATGCCCGGCGCTACCCGGAAAAACGGGGTCATTGTTCCGGAACCGGTAGGCAAAAGCGGGATGTGGGTGGAATTTCCGGCTTATCAGCAAAAGGCTTTTGTGATGACCATCCCCTGGGGAGATCTGAGCACCGCTTTTTATTCTACCGGAATCCCCAATATCGAAACCTATACCGGGATGAATCCTGGTACATGGCGGCTCCTGAAAGTACAGTCTTTGTTTAACTGGTTACTACGCACCAAACTGGTACACCGGATAGCCAGGAATATTATTGACCGCCGGTCGCCCGGACCGGATGATGCCATGCGGGAAAAAGCCCAATGCCTGGTATGGGCGCAGGTAACCAACCCACAGGGCAAATCGCTCTCCGCCACCATGCGCTGCCCGGAAGCCTATGATCTTACGGCACATGCTATTCTGCTCATCTCACAGAAAATATTAAACAATCAGTTTAAACCAGGGTATCAAACACCGGCCAGCGCTTATGGGCCCGACCTTGTGCTGGAAATTCCAGGCGTCACCAGGGATGCCGCTCCTACAGCATCATAA
- a CDS encoding Fic family protein: MTKKTSNTFVSAEKPFNHLPLLPPAREKIETLNVLRQLVHSSVALAELKGLANTLPNPHILLNAVILKEAKASSEIENVITTQDKLYQALSAKGIEIDVATKEVLRYREAVLFGFHLIEKKEFINTNAIISIQKILEESNAGIRKLPGTALRNASTGQVIYTPPDNHESILRLMKNLEEYLNEKDDLSPLVKLAVQHYQFESIHPFYDGNGRTGRIINVLYLVLHGLLASPILYLSAYIIANKAAYYRLLQEVRSTGNWEEWVLYILKGIEQTARETISQIALINNLFKKTQEKIKTISPKSYNKELLEILFEHPYSKIEYLTERLNISRITASKYLKVLEKMGIVESRKVWKETLYINTQLFDLLKK, from the coding sequence ATGACAAAAAAAACAAGCAACACTTTTGTCAGTGCTGAAAAACCTTTCAATCATCTTCCTCTCTTACCACCAGCAAGGGAAAAAATTGAAACATTAAACGTGTTAAGGCAACTTGTACATTCATCTGTAGCTTTAGCAGAATTAAAAGGGCTTGCTAATACTTTACCTAATCCACATATTCTTCTCAATGCAGTAATTTTAAAAGAAGCCAAAGCAAGCTCTGAAATTGAAAATGTAATTACCACACAAGACAAATTATATCAGGCCCTTTCAGCCAAAGGAATTGAAATAGATGTGGCAACCAAAGAAGTACTGCGTTATCGGGAGGCAGTACTATTTGGATTTCATTTAATTGAGAAGAAAGAATTCATAAATACAAATGCTATCATTTCAATTCAAAAGATCCTAGAAGAAAGTAATGCGGGAATACGCAAATTACCAGGTACTGCATTACGCAATGCATCAACTGGACAAGTCATCTATACTCCACCGGATAATCACGAAAGCATCCTAAGGCTAATGAAAAATTTGGAGGAATATCTTAATGAGAAGGATGATCTATCTCCTTTGGTAAAATTAGCTGTCCAGCACTATCAATTTGAAAGTATTCATCCCTTCTATGATGGAAATGGGCGAACAGGTCGGATCATTAACGTATTGTACCTGGTTCTGCATGGGTTGCTAGCAAGTCCGATATTGTATTTAAGTGCGTATATTATAGCAAATAAAGCAGCCTATTACAGGTTGCTGCAAGAAGTACGATCAACAGGCAACTGGGAAGAATGGGTACTTTATATTTTAAAAGGTATTGAACAAACTGCCAGAGAAACCATTAGCCAGATAGCCCTTATTAACAACCTATTCAAAAAAACACAAGAGAAGATAAAAACAATATCTCCAAAGTCCTATAACAAAGAATTACTTGAAATTTTGTTCGAACATCCCTATAGCAAAATAGAATATCTCACTGAGCGATTAAATATTTCACGTATCACAGCATCTAAATACCTTAAAGTTCTAGAAAAAATGGGCATTGTCGAATCAAGAAAAGTATGGAAGGAAACATTATATATTAACACCCAACTCTTTGATCTATTAAAAAAATAG
- a CDS encoding ROK family transcriptional regulator → MPGQHSFFEELNTENLSGVAYKNLNLKKQIIAYFANTGNATIADLSKELNASAPKVTHLLTELMQDGLVQDYGKIDSTGGRRPNLYGLTPDAGFFIGVEVKRYHINLGLLDFKKNLIKLSERVPYELNNTEASLDELCKIISRFADELPVPREKILGAGVNLTGRINYATGYSYSFFHFGEEPLSKTIEARTGIRTFLENDSRAMAYGEFSSGIINGEKNVLFINLDHGIGMGILINGQLYYGKSGFAGEFGHIPFFDNELICHCGKKGCLETEASGQALVRIFREKLQEGSSTVLTRKLKRPEDVMLEDIIHATNHDDVLAIEQVALVGEKLGKAIAMLINLFNPELVILGGSLSSTNDYIRLPIKSAINKYSLSLVYNDTQLKISSLGEKAGIVGACLLVRNKLLTLS, encoded by the coding sequence ATGCCCGGACAGCACTCCTTTTTTGAAGAGTTGAATACAGAAAACCTTTCAGGTGTAGCCTATAAGAACCTGAATCTCAAAAAGCAGATCATTGCCTATTTTGCCAATACCGGCAATGCCACCATTGCCGACCTGAGTAAAGAACTCAATGCCAGCGCACCTAAAGTAACCCACCTGCTCACCGAACTGATGCAGGACGGGCTGGTACAGGACTATGGAAAAATAGACTCTACCGGAGGCCGCCGGCCTAACCTTTACGGCCTTACACCGGATGCAGGCTTTTTTATCGGCGTAGAAGTAAAAAGATATCATATCAACCTGGGCCTCCTGGACTTTAAAAAGAACCTGATCAAATTATCGGAAAGGGTGCCCTACGAGCTAAATAATACAGAGGCCTCCCTGGATGAACTCTGCAAGATTATCTCCCGCTTTGCGGATGAACTGCCCGTTCCCCGCGAAAAAATATTAGGCGCCGGGGTAAACCTTACCGGCCGTATCAATTATGCGACCGGTTATAGCTATAGCTTTTTCCACTTTGGGGAAGAGCCGTTGAGCAAAACAATTGAGGCCCGCACGGGCATACGTACTTTCCTGGAAAACGATTCCCGCGCTATGGCGTACGGAGAATTCAGCAGCGGCATCATCAACGGGGAAAAGAACGTTTTATTTATCAACCTGGACCATGGCATCGGGATGGGTATCCTGATCAACGGACAGCTCTACTACGGCAAATCCGGTTTTGCCGGCGAATTTGGCCATATTCCCTTCTTTGATAATGAACTGATCTGCCACTGCGGCAAAAAAGGATGCCTGGAAACAGAGGCCTCCGGACAGGCCCTGGTACGGATCTTCCGCGAAAAACTCCAGGAAGGATCCTCTACCGTTCTCACCCGCAAGCTTAAACGCCCGGAGGATGTTATGCTGGAAGATATTATCCATGCTACCAACCATGACGATGTACTGGCTATTGAACAGGTAGCCCTGGTAGGAGAAAAACTGGGTAAGGCTATTGCCATGCTCATTAATCTCTTTAATCCGGAACTGGTGATCCTGGGCGGCAGCCTTTCCAGCACCAATGATTATATACGCCTCCCTATCAAAAGTGCCATCAATAAATACTCCCTCAGCCTGGTATACAATGATACCCAACTTAAAATTTCCAGTCTGGGTGAAAAAGCAGGTATCGTAGGGGCTTGCTTGTTGGTAAGAAATAAATTACTCACCTTGTCTTAA
- a CDS encoding sulfatase family protein: protein MKTCLRSFGWILTGILLINAAHAVAQVTAPGGKRPNIIFIFSDDHAYQTISAYGSKLVKTPNIDRIARQGAIFRNALVTNSICGPSRATLLTGKYSHINGYTLNEKRFDVSQQLFPRILQENGYQTAWIGKWHLGSLPQGFDYWRILNSQGTYYNPDLIGPGDTTRMEGYVTNIITQLSENWLNNRDTTKPFFMVIGEKATHREWLPDLQDLGAYDDRTFPLPVTFNDTYQGRAAAMDQDMTIDKTMRLKEDLKVHANYEKGIYGRFTPEQRKVFEAYYEGKVSREFDEKKLSGPALVQWKYQRYLKDYLATARSLDRNIGQLLDYLDKNGLSENTVVVYASDQGFYMGEHGWFDKRFIYEESLRTPFIIRYPGVVKPGTTIPQLMLNIDWAPTFLNMAGVKVPEDIQGESFMPLLQNKGSKTAWRKDAYYHYYEFPQPHHVHPHFGIRTERYTLVHFYGKINTWELYDLQKDPGQVHNLYGTPATTALTATLKARLKALMQQYKDKDALRILEENQQ from the coding sequence ATGAAAACATGTCTACGCTCTTTTGGTTGGATTCTGACAGGGATATTGCTGATCAATGCTGCCCACGCGGTTGCTCAGGTAACAGCACCTGGTGGTAAGCGCCCCAACATCATTTTTATCTTTTCTGATGATCATGCCTATCAAACCATTAGCGCATATGGCAGTAAGCTGGTGAAAACACCTAATATTGACCGTATCGCAAGGCAGGGGGCCATTTTCAGAAACGCCCTGGTCACCAATTCCATCTGTGGGCCCAGCCGGGCTACCCTGCTTACCGGAAAATATAGCCATATCAACGGATATACCCTCAATGAAAAACGCTTTGATGTAAGTCAGCAACTCTTTCCCCGTATCCTGCAGGAAAATGGATATCAGACTGCCTGGATCGGGAAATGGCACCTGGGCAGTCTGCCACAGGGATTTGACTATTGGCGTATTCTCAACTCGCAGGGTACTTATTATAACCCCGATCTGATCGGCCCCGGTGATACTACCCGCATGGAGGGTTATGTGACCAACATCATTACGCAGTTATCAGAAAACTGGCTGAACAACCGCGATACGACTAAACCGTTTTTTATGGTGATAGGAGAAAAAGCCACTCACCGGGAATGGTTGCCCGATCTGCAAGATCTGGGTGCTTATGATGACCGTACCTTTCCTTTGCCTGTTACTTTTAATGATACATACCAGGGCCGCGCAGCAGCAATGGACCAGGACATGACCATTGATAAAACCATGCGCCTGAAGGAAGATCTGAAGGTACATGCCAACTACGAAAAAGGGATCTATGGCCGCTTTACACCGGAACAGCGCAAAGTGTTTGAAGCCTATTATGAGGGTAAGGTGAGCAGGGAATTTGATGAGAAAAAACTAAGCGGGCCGGCACTGGTACAATGGAAATACCAGCGTTACCTGAAAGATTACCTGGCTACTGCCAGATCGCTCGATAGAAATATCGGCCAGCTGCTCGATTACCTGGATAAAAACGGATTATCCGAGAATACTGTGGTGGTCTATGCTTCCGACCAGGGTTTTTATATGGGAGAGCACGGATGGTTCGATAAAAGATTTATCTATGAAGAATCCTTACGCACGCCTTTTATCATACGTTATCCGGGCGTGGTAAAACCAGGCACCACCATCCCCCAGCTGATGCTGAATATTGATTGGGCGCCTACCTTCCTGAATATGGCGGGGGTAAAGGTGCCGGAAGATATACAGGGTGAATCTTTTATGCCCCTGTTGCAAAATAAGGGCAGCAAAACGGCCTGGAGAAAAGATGCCTACTATCATTACTACGAATTTCCTCAGCCGCACCATGTGCACCCTCATTTTGGTATCCGCACGGAAAGGTATACCCTGGTACATTTTTATGGGAAGATCAATACCTGGGAACTGTATGATCTGCAAAAAGATCCCGGACAGGTGCATAACCTGTATGGTACACCTGCCACCACTGCTTTAACAGCCACGCTGAAAGCGCGGTTAAAAGCATTGATGCAGCAGTATAAAGACAAGGACGCTTTACGCATACTGGAAGAAAACCAGCAATAA
- a CDS encoding class I SAM-dependent methyltransferase: MEINERFTWAAGIIAPKPGSQLLEIGCGAGLLAGLLADRLNTGHITAIDKSQPMIKLAVQRNRAYIMAGKASFQAADFAQAALPENTFDKVVAFNVNFFWKKPAKELLLIQHSMKPQGKLFVFYQTPYGIDMKLCELIKKHLQEHAFRVEDTILGRFTASAAFCILAKPMTVS; this comes from the coding sequence ATGGAAATAAATGAACGGTTTACCTGGGCTGCCGGCATTATTGCACCCAAGCCCGGATCACAATTGCTGGAGATAGGCTGCGGGGCTGGCCTACTGGCGGGGTTATTAGCGGATAGGTTAAACACCGGGCATATCACGGCTATTGATAAATCCCAGCCTATGATCAAGCTGGCGGTTCAACGCAATCGGGCATATATTATGGCAGGCAAAGCCTCCTTTCAAGCGGCAGATTTTGCACAGGCAGCGCTACCGGAAAACACCTTCGATAAGGTAGTAGCTTTTAATGTTAATTTCTTCTGGAAAAAACCTGCCAAGGAGCTGCTACTGATCCAACATAGCATGAAACCTCAGGGAAAGTTGTTTGTTTTTTATCAAACACCTTATGGCATTGATATGAAATTATGCGAATTGATAAAAAAGCATTTGCAGGAACATGCTTTCCGGGTAGAAGATACCATATTGGGCAGGTTTACGGCTTCAGCAGCTTTCTGTATACTTGCAAAACCGATGACCGTCTCCTGA
- a CDS encoding ATP-binding protein, with product MNTTTDETNAKLLQTIFEISPLGAFQADLKGHIIFANKQWEHISGVTTAESMGDGWMRLIYEADMPLIERTLAEGIANNKEVFGLVYRIKNPLKGIRWVKVNCKFIFDAVGNALYYIGFVEDITAHQLREQMLQETINKLEQSNRLLEVSQQLSKTGGWEFNVLTGEIFWTKQVYLINDVSADFKLSYDNIMGLCTAEYLPVMEEKMKAAIEYGQPYEFEFQIHTSSGEKRWARIIGIPVIKENRVVSIHGAAMDITGKKEGELELIRAKDVAEKAARAKADFLSEMSHEIRTPLNGIIGIANLLKLDYSAGREYEEYINGLSFSADHLLNLINDILDLAKIESGKVALVQTEINIFELIHNIRNQFKSIAATKGVNINCIIDNNIPRKLLADPIRLAQILNNLVSNAVKFTENGEVTIALRLVALQNDRATIHFSVKDSGIGISSEFHETVFESFMQGHQTTSYKQTGTGLGLTITQELVALHGSSIALESAAGMGAEFYFDISFEYVKGSNLPGFLMNIPNTTSMEKKLKGLTILYVEDNLVNLMIIRKQLENMGMVPDCAQSGKEALAQLEKTSYHVALLDLHMPEIDGYELAAIIQEKYPDTHIVIFTGDIMVEVKEKLAGMQIYDILDKPLLPVKLYEMLHRIACNKNVLVEE from the coding sequence ATGAATACCACCACTGATGAAACAAATGCCAAACTGCTCCAGACCATTTTTGAAATAAGCCCGCTTGGTGCTTTTCAGGCAGATCTTAAAGGCCATATCATATTCGCTAATAAGCAATGGGAACATATATCAGGTGTTACAACAGCAGAATCAATGGGGGATGGGTGGATGAGATTAATTTACGAAGCAGATATGCCTCTGATTGAGCGCACACTGGCGGAAGGGATTGCCAACAATAAGGAAGTTTTTGGATTAGTGTACAGGATTAAAAATCCATTGAAAGGGATTCGTTGGGTAAAAGTAAACTGCAAATTTATTTTTGATGCTGTGGGGAATGCCCTGTATTATATTGGTTTTGTGGAAGACATTACCGCACACCAGCTGCGGGAACAAATGTTGCAGGAAACCATTAACAAGCTGGAACAAAGTAACCGCTTATTGGAAGTAAGCCAGCAATTGAGCAAAACCGGGGGGTGGGAATTTAATGTGCTGACTGGTGAAATATTCTGGACCAAGCAGGTATACCTGATTAACGATGTGAGTGCTGATTTTAAACTGAGCTATGATAATATTATGGGGCTTTGCACCGCAGAATATCTGCCGGTGATGGAAGAAAAAATGAAAGCTGCTATTGAATATGGACAACCCTATGAATTTGAATTTCAGATACATACTTCCAGCGGAGAAAAAAGATGGGCCAGAATAATTGGCATACCTGTTATAAAAGAAAACAGGGTGGTATCAATTCATGGGGCGGCAATGGATATCACCGGGAAAAAAGAAGGGGAACTTGAATTGATCCGTGCCAAAGATGTGGCAGAAAAAGCTGCGAGGGCCAAAGCTGATTTTCTATCTGAAATGAGCCATGAGATCAGAACACCGCTCAATGGTATTATAGGCATTGCCAACCTGTTGAAGCTGGACTACAGTGCCGGCCGGGAGTATGAAGAATATATCAATGGACTGAGCTTTTCTGCTGATCACCTGCTGAATTTGATTAATGATATCCTTGACCTGGCTAAAATAGAAAGCGGGAAGGTAGCGCTGGTACAAACAGAGATAAATATTTTTGAGTTGATTCATAATATCAGGAATCAGTTTAAATCTATCGCCGCCACGAAAGGGGTGAATATCAATTGCATTATTGACAACAATATTCCCCGAAAGCTGCTGGCAGATCCGATCAGGCTTGCTCAGATCTTAAATAACCTGGTCAGCAATGCGGTTAAGTTTACCGAAAACGGAGAGGTCACTATTGCACTCCGGTTAGTAGCATTACAAAATGACCGGGCTACGATTCACTTTTCCGTAAAGGATTCGGGAATAGGGATCTCCAGCGAATTTCATGAAACGGTTTTTGAAAGTTTCATGCAAGGGCATCAGACAACCAGTTACAAACAAACCGGAACGGGATTGGGGCTTACCATCACGCAGGAACTGGTGGCGCTTCATGGCAGTAGCATCGCGCTGGAAAGTGCCGCAGGCATGGGGGCGGAGTTTTATTTTGATATCAGCTTTGAATATGTAAAGGGCAGCAACCTGCCTGGTTTCCTTATGAATATCCCTAACACAACAAGTATGGAGAAGAAGTTAAAAGGGCTTACTATTTTGTACGTGGAAGACAATCTGGTGAATCTGATGATCATCAGAAAACAACTGGAAAACATGGGCATGGTGCCTGATTGTGCTCAAAGTGGGAAAGAAGCATTGGCACAGCTTGAAAAAACCAGTTATCATGTTGCCCTGTTAGATCTTCATATGCCGGAAATAGATGGCTATGAACTGGCCGCAATTATCCAGGAAAAATATCCGGATACCCACATTGTTATTTTTACCGGGGATATTATGGTGGAAGTAAAGGAAAAACTTGCCGGTATGCAAATCTATGACATCCTGGACAAGCCGCTCTTACCGGTAAAGCTATACGAAATGCTGCACAGAATTGCCTGTAATAAAAATGTATTGGTAGAGGAATAA